A window of Desulfatibacillum aliphaticivorans DSM 15576 contains these coding sequences:
- the dctP gene encoding TRAP transporter substrate-binding protein DctP — MLKKAVLLCVFSALIAAAFVPGANAEEQQTYWKFATLAPDGVGWAKQIKIHVLPAVEEVTDGSIKIKIYWGGVMGDDEDIIKKLRIGQLDGVGLSGQGVTLACKPMSVVELPFLFRSWEEVDYIKEKMRAQFDQLLADDGYMALAWNDQDFDQMYSTKSPLANLDDFRAAKFITWYGPVEEALLTNLGAYPVKVNVPEAATSVRQGIVDAAIAPAAFVVGSQLYAKIPYVNPIKVRYSPSLILLSMDVWEDLPDEYKEEFFKRRPDVEKKYCEAVRKDNEKSLAALIKYGLKETKMTEEDFAIVRERATAIWDELAGEEYPEEVLEEVKGHLADYRKAHSG; from the coding sequence ATGTTGAAGAAAGCTGTTTTATTGTGCGTGTTTTCGGCCTTGATTGCGGCGGCGTTCGTCCCCGGGGCGAATGCTGAGGAGCAACAGACTTATTGGAAGTTCGCCACCCTGGCGCCCGACGGAGTGGGTTGGGCGAAACAAATCAAAATCCATGTGCTGCCAGCCGTGGAAGAGGTGACCGACGGCTCCATCAAAATCAAGATATATTGGGGCGGCGTCATGGGCGATGATGAAGACATCATCAAAAAATTGCGCATCGGCCAGTTGGACGGGGTCGGCCTGTCCGGTCAGGGCGTAACCCTGGCCTGCAAGCCCATGTCCGTTGTGGAACTGCCCTTTTTGTTCCGGTCCTGGGAGGAAGTGGACTATATTAAGGAAAAAATGCGCGCCCAGTTCGATCAACTGCTCGCAGACGACGGATACATGGCCCTGGCCTGGAACGACCAGGATTTCGATCAGATGTATTCCACCAAGTCCCCTCTGGCCAACTTGGACGACTTCCGCGCAGCCAAGTTCATCACCTGGTACGGTCCGGTTGAAGAAGCTCTGCTGACCAACCTGGGCGCCTATCCGGTCAAGGTGAACGTCCCGGAAGCCGCCACATCCGTGCGTCAGGGCATCGTGGACGCCGCCATCGCCCCCGCCGCCTTTGTGGTGGGCAGCCAATTATACGCCAAGATTCCTTATGTGAATCCCATTAAGGTGCGTTACTCCCCGTCGCTGATCCTCCTGTCCATGGACGTGTGGGAGGACCTGCCCGACGAGTATAAAGAGGAATTTTTCAAACGCCGTCCCGATGTGGAGAAAAAGTATTGCGAAGCCGTTCGCAAGGACAATGAAAAATCCCTGGCGGCCCTGATCAAATACGGCCTGAAGGAAACCAAGATGACGGAAGAAGACTTCGCCATCGTCCGGGAGAGGGCGACAGCCATCTGGGACGAACTGGCCGGCGAGGAATACCCCGAAGAGGTCCTGGAAGAAGTCAAAGGGCACTTGGCGGACTATCGCAAGGCCCATTCCGGATAG
- a CDS encoding GntR family transcriptional regulator, producing MPRNQRKEAFDLKGSIDRNSYEPAYVQLMNLLKSQIASGQFPPGSRLPSEAQLCKKYNISPMTVRRSINLLIDQGMVDTTQGKGTFVKPIALSSVNFSLTEFVDILKEDGASVRLLELNAVKASSEAAAHLAIDPGDRIIYIRRLIYLDKDPVLYHQEQLVCDPKRPIVEDEMEVTSLKGLFTGLNQSGLKKGQVAINATQLSDQEAGWFRLPMGSPAIRLEHLFFDFADQPVSWGWFVCHSERVLFRAAVGPW from the coding sequence ATGCCAAGGAACCAACGCAAAGAAGCCTTTGACCTAAAAGGCAGCATAGACAGAAATTCATACGAACCCGCCTACGTTCAACTGATGAATCTTTTAAAAAGCCAGATAGCCTCGGGCCAGTTTCCTCCGGGAAGCCGCCTGCCCTCAGAGGCGCAGCTTTGTAAAAAGTACAACATCAGCCCCATGACCGTCCGCAGGTCCATCAACCTGCTCATTGACCAGGGCATGGTGGATACGACCCAGGGCAAGGGCACCTTTGTTAAGCCCATCGCCTTAAGCTCGGTTAATTTCTCCCTGACGGAGTTTGTGGACATCCTGAAAGAGGACGGAGCCAGCGTGCGCTTGCTGGAGTTAAACGCCGTGAAAGCCTCATCGGAAGCGGCGGCTCATCTGGCCATCGATCCCGGAGACAGGATTATTTACATCCGCAGGCTGATCTATCTGGATAAAGACCCTGTTTTGTATCATCAGGAGCAGCTGGTGTGCGACCCCAAAAGGCCCATTGTGGAGGATGAAATGGAGGTCACCTCTTTAAAAGGGCTGTTCACCGGCTTGAATCAAAGCGGCTTGAAAAAAGGCCAGGTCGCCATCAACGCAACCCAGCTCAGCGATCAGGAAGCCGGATGGTTTAGGTTGCCCATGGGGTCGCCGGCCATCCGCCTGGAGCATTTATTTTTTGATTTTGCAGACCAGCCCGTAAGCTGGGGTTGGTTTGTCTGTCATAGCGAACGCGTCCTGTTCAGGGCGGCCGTAGGGCCGTGGTAA
- a CDS encoding PSP1 domain-containing protein codes for MGKVVGIRFKPQGKTYDFDPGVYVLAKGDKVVVETEQGLGFGTVATTARQVSEEMLKLPLKKIHRIATQEDLDQYESVLLLEKDAFDYCEKAIGELKLEMNLFSVDASFDSSKLTFFFTADGRVDFRELVKTLVRHFRVRIELRQIGVRHQAKMCGGLGRCGRETCCTSFMSGFVPVSVKMAKVQNLSLNPTKISGLCGRLMCCLTFEHEIYKELKDGFPKLGKRVNTPSGKGKVIRHNLLKGLVSVRLEEGAEIELPADHCAPPDEPAPKIAAPAPEENDQRPSMAEDAQADQRPDRPEKKRRPRRKKKPRQTKGNQDQDQSKEDKPKQKQGNPNQKQGKGKPRRPRNKKRNRQNPDKKNTANADQPAPKNNTGGDS; via the coding sequence ATGGGTAAGGTAGTCGGGATTAGATTCAAACCCCAGGGTAAAACCTATGATTTTGACCCTGGCGTATACGTCCTAGCCAAGGGCGACAAAGTGGTGGTGGAGACCGAGCAGGGTCTGGGCTTCGGAACCGTGGCGACAACAGCCCGCCAGGTTTCGGAGGAAATGCTCAAGCTGCCCTTAAAGAAAATTCACCGGATCGCCACTCAGGAGGACCTGGACCAGTACGAGTCCGTTCTTTTGCTGGAAAAGGACGCCTTTGATTATTGCGAAAAGGCCATCGGCGAGCTTAAATTGGAAATGAACCTCTTTTCCGTGGACGCCTCCTTTGATTCCTCCAAGCTGACTTTCTTTTTTACGGCTGATGGGCGTGTGGATTTCAGGGAATTGGTCAAGACGCTTGTGCGCCATTTTAGGGTGCGCATTGAACTGCGTCAGATCGGGGTTCGGCATCAGGCTAAAATGTGCGGAGGATTGGGCCGATGCGGCAGGGAAACCTGCTGCACCTCGTTTATGAGCGGCTTTGTTCCAGTTTCCGTCAAAATGGCCAAGGTCCAGAACCTGTCCCTCAATCCCACAAAGATTTCCGGATTGTGCGGGCGGCTCATGTGCTGTCTGACCTTTGAGCACGAAATCTATAAAGAGCTCAAGGACGGCTTTCCCAAACTGGGCAAAAGGGTCAATACGCCTTCCGGCAAAGGCAAGGTGATTCGCCATAATCTGTTGAAAGGGCTGGTGTCCGTGCGCCTGGAAGAGGGGGCCGAAATCGAACTGCCCGCCGATCATTGCGCTCCGCCTGACGAGCCTGCCCCCAAAATCGCCGCTCCCGCGCCTGAGGAAAATGATCAAAGGCCGTCCATGGCCGAAGATGCTCAGGCGGACCAAAGGCCGGACAGGCCTGAAAAGAAAAGAAGGCCTCGGAGAAAGAAAAAGCCCAGGCAGACCAAAGGAAATCAGGACCAGGATCAGTCTAAAGAGGACAAACCGAAGCAAAAGCAGGGAAATCCCAATCAAAAGCAAGGCAAAGGGAAGCCCCGGCGTCCAAGAAATAAAAAACGAAACAGGCAAAACCCGGACAAAAAGAATACGGCGAATGCTGACCAGCCGGCCCCGAAAAATAACACCGGAGGCGATTCTTAA
- a CDS encoding VUT family protein, with the protein MGNEVLILIAEAMAVYFLVLWAHSLRHRFGPVHFYAIIGGITAIMSWVTDAGLSVQFGGVTFVIGSTVFYTSLLLGVFVVYVFDGPRATRIAISTVAGVSILVPMIAVALHIQMALIGKPNLAYIPLPSLRINTASVITTLIDLIFLGIAWEYLGRPGLGLKLWLRAYATLLAVMWLDVILFSTGAFAGTPHYRGILEGTLISRFIISLFALPFLYGYLYWQNQKKGLAIENRPVLAILKQVAEIEVELGAAQQEIERRKIAEAERDKLIAELQQALSEVKTLRGFLPICSHCKSIRDDQGYWNRLEAYLLEHSDIELSHGVCPECAKKFYPNVKMYEDE; encoded by the coding sequence ATGGGAAACGAAGTGCTTATATTAATTGCGGAAGCCATGGCGGTGTATTTTCTGGTTCTATGGGCGCACTCCCTGCGCCACCGATTCGGACCGGTGCATTTTTACGCTATCATCGGAGGGATAACCGCAATCATGTCCTGGGTTACGGACGCGGGGCTGAGCGTTCAGTTTGGAGGAGTCACCTTTGTTATTGGGTCCACGGTGTTTTATACCTCGTTGCTGTTGGGAGTTTTTGTCGTCTACGTTTTTGACGGCCCCCGCGCTACGCGCATAGCCATTTCCACGGTGGCCGGGGTTTCCATCCTGGTCCCGATGATCGCCGTGGCCTTGCACATCCAAATGGCTTTGATCGGCAAGCCCAACCTGGCCTATATTCCCCTGCCCAGTTTAAGGATAAACACGGCCTCGGTCATAACCACCTTGATTGACCTGATTTTCTTGGGCATTGCCTGGGAGTATCTTGGACGCCCCGGATTGGGGCTGAAACTCTGGCTCCGGGCGTACGCCACCCTGCTGGCTGTCATGTGGCTGGACGTCATCCTGTTTTCCACAGGCGCCTTTGCCGGAACGCCCCATTACCGCGGAATCCTTGAAGGCACGTTAATCAGCAGGTTCATTATTTCCCTGTTCGCCCTGCCGTTTTTATACGGATACCTGTATTGGCAAAACCAAAAAAAAGGCCTGGCCATTGAAAACCGGCCGGTCCTGGCCATTCTTAAACAGGTTGCGGAAATCGAGGTGGAGTTGGGCGCGGCCCAGCAGGAAATTGAAAGAAGAAAAATAGCCGAGGCGGAAAGGGACAAGTTGATCGCGGAGTTGCAGCAGGCCCTTTCCGAAGTGAAAACCCTCCGGGGCTTTTTGCCCATCTGCTCGCACTGCAAGAGCATCCGGGACGACCAGGGATACTGGAATCGCCTGGAGGCCTATCTTTTGGAGCATTCCGACATCGAACTGAGCCACGGCGTTTGCCCGGAATGCGCGAAAAAATTCTATCCAAACGTCAAAATGTACGAAGACGAGTAA
- the holB gene encoding DNA polymerase III subunit delta' codes for MDPVRHQKRALGFLSGILAKNNVAHALVFTGDAGLGKRQAAVHFAMARNCEGTPDPESAMFGSQGPCGVCGSCRKILSGNHPDVLFVEKRGASIKIEQIRDLLSVLAMRPSEGKTRVVLISGAGDMTASSSNALLKALEEPSDTTCFVLLAGQKSELLPTVVSRCQEIRFSPLPVSFLIESLENDGVDPDLAHACAFIASGSLDKARALASDQGLARRNWLVNQLCALEDQGMGQALLLAEFLAKDKNAAQEDLNWIRTWLRDLLVSRYAPQRVINRDLMGLVNSRSAKTAPEVLLEKLQAVADCENDLTRNVNTRLSMENLCMRLSSGG; via the coding sequence ATGGATCCGGTTCGGCATCAAAAACGGGCTTTGGGTTTTTTGTCGGGAATCCTGGCAAAGAACAATGTCGCCCATGCCCTGGTTTTTACCGGCGACGCGGGACTGGGCAAAAGGCAGGCGGCTGTGCACTTTGCCATGGCGCGCAATTGCGAGGGAACTCCCGACCCGGAAAGCGCCATGTTTGGAAGCCAGGGGCCCTGCGGGGTCTGCGGCTCCTGCCGCAAGATTCTTTCCGGCAATCATCCGGACGTTCTTTTTGTTGAAAAACGAGGCGCGTCTATAAAAATCGAACAAATCCGGGATCTTCTATCCGTTTTGGCCATGCGGCCTTCCGAGGGGAAGACCCGGGTTGTTTTGATTTCGGGCGCCGGCGACATGACCGCTTCGTCCTCCAACGCCCTGCTAAAAGCCTTGGAGGAGCCGTCGGACACCACTTGCTTTGTTCTGCTGGCCGGGCAAAAATCGGAGTTGCTCCCCACCGTGGTTTCCAGGTGTCAGGAAATCCGCTTCTCTCCTTTGCCGGTTTCCTTTCTTATTGAAAGCCTGGAAAATGACGGAGTCGACCCGGATCTGGCCCATGCCTGCGCTTTTATAGCCTCGGGCAGTCTGGATAAAGCCCGGGCTCTGGCCTCGGACCAGGGGCTGGCCCGCAGGAATTGGCTTGTCAATCAGCTTTGCGCCCTGGAGGACCAGGGCATGGGACAGGCCTTGCTTTTGGCGGAGTTTCTGGCCAAGGACAAAAACGCCGCCCAGGAAGACTTGAATTGGATTCGCACCTGGCTGCGGGACCTTTTGGTCAGCCGGTACGCGCCTCAGCGGGTGATTAACAGGGATCTCATGGGCCTGGTGAACAGCCGGAGCGCTAAAACCGCCCCGGAAGTTCTGCTGGAAAAGCTCCAGGCCGTCGCGGATTGTGAAAATGATCTGACAAGAAACGTAAACACCAGGCTTTCCATGGAAAACCTGTGCATGCGTTTGTCGTCAGGAGGATAG
- a CDS encoding HU family DNA-binding protein encodes MNKLELVSTLKNRAGISKTDAAKIVQIFFDSMADALAEGERVEIRGLCSFFVKEYKSYTGRNPKTGEPVKISPKKLPFFKCGKELKERVDY; translated from the coding sequence ATGAACAAGCTGGAACTGGTGTCCACGTTGAAAAACAGGGCTGGCATATCCAAAACCGATGCCGCCAAAATCGTTCAGATATTCTTTGATTCCATGGCTGACGCTCTCGCAGAAGGCGAGCGGGTGGAAATCCGGGGGCTTTGCAGCTTTTTCGTCAAAGAGTACAAAAGCTACACCGGTCGGAACCCCAAGACTGGAGAGCCCGTAAAGATAAGTCCCAAAAAGCTCCCGTTCTTCAAGTGCGGCAAAGAACTCAAAGAGCGGGTGGATTATTGA
- a CDS encoding cobalamin B12-binding domain-containing protein has translation MVTAKDERPPQRPEQPGAATILNEVQTMPNNIFSQPLPELVTALKEKEVHDQVLARLERGDDPMEILNECQRGMEGVGLLYEKKEYFISGLIIAAEILKDVVNLTAPHIREIHSGKSAVTVLIGTAQGDIHDLGKDLFITLLQCYGFHIIDLGVDVAPQTFLESFIEHKPQIVGISALLTSVIDAMKETIALIRSEVPQGASVPLFIIGGGIADQIFADMVGADFWTQDAMAGVRFCQDAVKA, from the coding sequence GTGGTAACAGCAAAGGACGAGCGCCCGCCCCAAAGGCCGGAACAGCCCGGCGCAGCAACGATTCTCAACGAGGTCCAAACCATGCCGAACAACATTTTTAGCCAGCCCCTTCCCGAACTGGTCACCGCCCTGAAAGAGAAAGAGGTCCACGATCAAGTGCTCGCCCGTCTGGAGCGAGGGGACGATCCCATGGAGATTCTCAATGAATGCCAAAGGGGCATGGAGGGCGTGGGCCTTTTATACGAAAAAAAGGAGTACTTCATCTCGGGACTCATCATCGCCGCCGAGATACTCAAGGACGTGGTCAACCTCACGGCCCCGCACATCCGGGAAATCCATTCGGGAAAAAGCGCCGTGACCGTGCTGATCGGCACGGCCCAGGGCGACATCCACGACCTGGGCAAAGACCTGTTCATCACCCTGCTCCAATGCTACGGGTTCCACATCATTGATTTGGGCGTGGACGTTGCGCCCCAGACCTTCCTGGAAAGTTTTATTGAACATAAACCGCAAATCGTCGGAATTTCCGCCCTGTTGACCAGCGTGATCGACGCCATGAAGGAAACCATCGCTCTGATTCGATCCGAAGTCCCGCAAGGCGCCTCCGTACCCCTCTTTATAATAGGAGGCGGCATCGCGGACCAAATTTTCGCCGACATGGTGGGGGCGGATTTTTGGACCCAGGACGCCATGGCCGGGGTTCGGTTTTGCCAGGACGCCGTGAAGGCATGA
- a CDS encoding 2Fe-2S iron-sulfur cluster binding domain-containing protein translates to MNNFKTDRSDRVMNQIASECQIEIQPMGLRAYAFYGAGLHEFLVDAGVALASDCESGSCGLCKVVDLGAGVSMMLGSLQYRLRAGRIASSAIHLNIKKHPGFNRRFALSLRFPPPQSHGALSVNAGSSPALPYAFGNSAAHGLNYLQDHNQAACKLYRGRNKAFAE, encoded by the coding sequence ATGAATAATTTTAAAACGGACAGGTCCGACAGAGTCATGAACCAAATAGCCTCCGAATGCCAAATAGAAATCCAGCCCATGGGGTTGCGAGCCTACGCCTTTTACGGCGCCGGTTTGCATGAATTTCTGGTTGATGCCGGAGTCGCCCTGGCGTCTGACTGCGAGAGCGGGTCTTGCGGGCTTTGCAAGGTCGTGGACTTGGGCGCCGGAGTCAGTATGATGCTGGGATCATTGCAGTACAGGCTCCGGGCTGGTCGCATCGCCTCCTCCGCTATACACTTGAACATAAAGAAGCATCCGGGCTTTAACCGGCGTTTCGCTTTGTCCCTGCGTTTTCCACCCCCCCAAAGCCACGGGGCGTTGTCAGTAAACGCGGGTTCAAGCCCGGCGCTTCCTTATGCTTTTGGAAACTCGGCAGCGCACGGCCTCAACTATCTGCAAGACCATAATCAAGCTGCTTGCAAACTATATCGAGGCCGGAATAAAGCGTTTGCAGAATAA
- the metG gene encoding methionine--tRNA ligase produces the protein MASPFYITTPIYYVNARPHLGHAYTTIVADTAKRYHQLRGQDAYFLTGTDEHGDKVVEAAEKENKEVRDYVDMISGLFRNLWPELLISNDQFIRTTDADHIKVVQEVLQKIYDNGDIYFSEYEGLYCFGCERFYLERELVDGKCPDHEVEPKKIKESNYFFRMSKYQDWLIDHIKKNPGFIRPQRYANEVLSFLKEPLEDLCISRPKTRLTWGIDLPFDENYVTYVWFDALLNYASALGYPEGEKFQKYWPGVQHVVAKDILKPHGIYWPTMMKAAGIPVYNHLNVHGYWNVADSKMSKSLGNVVEPLELSKKYGIEQFRYFLMREMTFGLDSSFSEEALIGRINSDLANDLGNLFSRVISMAHKFCKGTVPENHPDLAFDSDWKLSDAAMEAVEAYDLAMDEFQFHKGLAAVWEFISRMNKYVDFTSPWVLAKDKAAAAQLEAVMYNLLEGLRLVAGMVWPVLPNAAEKMVGHLGLDKDAFLKDSAALGEWGVLKPGTQLQKAVTLFPRIDVKKMEEKAPEKKQKAPKTPELKPEIDIEDFGKVDLRVGTVIEAQAVPKANKLLQLTVDLGEPEPRTVVAGIAKAFEPGDLVGQQVIVVANLKPAKLMGITSQGMVVAAVNKKGVIGLSTVNTPVPPGTTLR, from the coding sequence ATGGCTTCACCATTTTACATAACCACTCCTATTTACTATGTAAACGCCCGTCCCCACCTGGGGCACGCTTATACCACCATTGTGGCTGATACAGCCAAACGCTACCATCAACTCCGGGGTCAGGACGCCTACTTTCTCACGGGCACCGACGAGCACGGCGACAAGGTGGTGGAAGCGGCGGAAAAGGAAAATAAGGAAGTCCGGGATTACGTGGACATGATTTCCGGCCTGTTCCGCAATCTGTGGCCTGAACTCTTGATCAGCAACGACCAGTTCATCCGTACAACGGACGCGGACCACATCAAGGTCGTCCAGGAAGTGCTCCAGAAAATATACGACAACGGAGACATTTATTTTTCCGAGTACGAAGGCCTGTACTGCTTTGGTTGCGAACGCTTCTACCTGGAACGGGAGTTGGTGGACGGAAAATGCCCGGACCACGAAGTTGAGCCCAAGAAAATCAAGGAATCCAACTATTTCTTCAGGATGAGCAAGTATCAGGACTGGCTCATAGACCATATCAAGAAGAATCCCGGATTCATCAGGCCCCAGCGCTACGCCAACGAGGTGCTTTCCTTTCTTAAAGAGCCCCTGGAAGACCTGTGCATCTCCCGGCCCAAGACGCGCCTGACCTGGGGCATCGACCTGCCGTTCGACGAAAACTACGTCACCTACGTCTGGTTCGACGCCTTGCTGAACTACGCTTCGGCCTTGGGATATCCCGAGGGGGAGAAGTTCCAAAAATACTGGCCCGGCGTGCAGCACGTGGTGGCCAAGGACATCCTGAAGCCACACGGCATATATTGGCCCACCATGATGAAGGCGGCCGGCATTCCCGTGTATAATCACCTGAACGTCCACGGCTACTGGAACGTGGCGGACAGCAAAATGTCCAAAAGCCTGGGCAACGTGGTGGAGCCCCTGGAACTGTCCAAGAAATACGGCATCGAGCAGTTTCGGTATTTCCTCATGCGGGAAATGACCTTTGGCCTGGATTCCAGCTTTTCGGAAGAGGCTTTGATAGGACGCATTAACTCGGACCTGGCCAATGACCTGGGCAACCTGTTCTCCCGGGTGATTTCCATGGCCCACAAGTTCTGCAAAGGAACAGTCCCGGAAAATCATCCGGACCTGGCTTTCGACTCCGACTGGAAGCTGTCGGACGCCGCCATGGAGGCGGTGGAAGCCTACGACCTCGCCATGGATGAGTTCCAGTTCCATAAAGGCTTGGCCGCCGTGTGGGAATTCATCAGCCGGATGAACAAGTATGTGGACTTTACTTCTCCGTGGGTCCTTGCCAAGGATAAAGCCGCCGCCGCCCAATTGGAAGCGGTGATGTACAACCTGCTGGAAGGACTTCGCCTGGTTGCCGGTATGGTCTGGCCGGTGCTGCCCAACGCCGCGGAAAAAATGGTGGGGCATTTGGGATTGGACAAGGACGCGTTCCTCAAGGACTCCGCAGCCCTGGGGGAATGGGGCGTGCTGAAGCCGGGAACTCAATTGCAAAAGGCCGTGACCCTCTTCCCCAGGATTGACGTGAAAAAAATGGAAGAAAAGGCGCCCGAGAAAAAACAAAAAGCTCCCAAAACTCCTGAGCTAAAACCGGAGATTGATATCGAGGACTTCGGCAAGGTGGACCTGCGCGTGGGAACCGTCATCGAAGCGCAAGCCGTGCCCAAGGCCAATAAGCTCCTGCAACTCACCGTGGATTTGGGCGAACCCGAACCCCGCACCGTGGTCGCCGGCATTGCAAAGGCCTTTGAGCCCGGAGACCTGGTGGGCCAGCAGGTGATAGTGGTCGCCAACCTCAAACCCGCAAAGCTCATGGGAATCACTTCCCAGGGCATGGTGGTGGCGGCGGTCAATAAGAAAGGAGTCATCGGCCTTTCGACAGTTAACACGCCTGTTCCTCCCGGAACCACCCTGCGTTAG